The DNA sequence CGATCGCGACGCTGAAGGGCCAGGGCCCGGCCGATCTCACGGCGCTGTGTCTGCGGATGGGCGGGCTGCTGCTGCACGAGGGCGGCCTGGTCGACTCCGACGAGGCCGGCGAGGCGCGCCTGCGCGAGGTGATCGCGGACGGGCGCGCGCTGGCCAAGTGGCGCGAGATGATCGTGGCGCAAGGCGGCGACCCGCGCGTGATCGACGACCCGACCCTGCTGCCGCAGGCGCGGCTGCGCATCCCTGTGTGTGCGACGCAGGCCGGCTATGTGCAGCGGCTCGATGCGCTCGGCATCGGGCTGGCGGCCAAGGCGCTGGGCGGGGGACGGCAGCGCAAGGACGAGGCGATCGACCTGGCGGTCGGCGTGCAGCTGCTCAAAAAGGAGGGCGATCGCGTCGAGCCGGGCGAGCCCTTGGCGGAACTGCTGGCCAACCACGAGACCCGGGCGGCCGAGGCGGCCGAACGCGTCCTGGAAGCGTATACCTTGGGGACGACGGCACCGACGCCGGCGCCCCTGATCAAGTCGGTGCTGCGTGCGGCCGCGCCGGCGGGGTTGTTGCCGTGAGGTCCCGGCGACGTAGCATGACGAGTTGGCAGGGCGCCTCTTCCCGAGGGGCGAGTGAGCGAGGGTGGTTCCGGTGGCGGTAGGCACCAAACGTATCCGACTCGGCGAGTTGCTGGTCAAGGCAGGCGTCCTGACCGAGGAGCAGCTCAATGAGGGCTTGGCGCGGCAGAAAGAGACCAACAAGCCGATCGGCGAAACCCTGATCGATCTCGGTTACGTCAACGAGGAGAAGATCAAGTACGCGCTGGAAATCCAGTTCGGCGTGAAGCACGTCAACCTGAAGACGGCGCGCATCCCGCCTGAGGTGCTGCGGCTGTTGCCCGAGCAGTTGCTCAAGCAGTACATGATGATTCCCGTGGCGGTGAATCAGCTGACGGTTGCGCTGGTTGACCCCAACAACATCCTCGCCATCGACGAGATTCGCAAGCGCCTGCGCGGCGTCAACGTGGTGCCGGCCGTTTGCACCGAGGGCGATTTCTGGGAAACGCTCAAGACGATCCCCAAGGACGTCCCTAGCGCCGGCCCCGCGGCCGGCGAACTCAAGCCGGTGTCGGGTGCGCAGCTGTCGGAGGTGCTGCCGGTGGGCGACGCCCGCCTGCGCGAGCTGATCGACGCGGCCGCCAAGGGCGGCAGCGAGGCGGCGATCGTGCCGCTGGTGAATGCCCTGCTGGCGTCGGCGGTGACGCGGCGGGCCAGCATCGTCACCATGGAGCCGATGGAGCACGAGGTGGTGCTGCGTTATCGCATCGACGGCATTCTGGTGCGCGAGGCGCCGATACCGGCCCGGGTGGGCCAGGCGATCGCCCAGCGCATCAAGGTCATGGCCGGGCTGAACGTCACCAGCGGCAACCTGCCGCAGCAGGGCAATCTCTCGCTCAGCGTCGAGCAACGCCCGGTCCGGATGTCCTTTCACACCCTGCCGGCCGCCCACGGCCAGATGCTGACGCTGCGCATCTTCGATTCGGCCATGCTCGGCCAGCACAGCCTCGAAAGCCTGGTGCTGCATCCCAAGGTGGCAGCCGCACTGCGCCAGCTGGTCACGCGCCCCTCGGGCCTGGTGCTGTTCGCCGGCCCGCTGGCCGCCGGCAAGACGGTGCTGCTCTACGCCTGCCTGCGGGAGTTGCACGCGCAGGGCGCCTCGATCATCACGCTGGAGGAGCCGATCGCCGCCGACCTCGACGGCATCACCCAGGTGC is a window from the Candidatus Sericytochromatia bacterium genome containing:
- a CDS encoding ATPase, T2SS/T4P/T4SS family — translated: MAVGTKRIRLGELLVKAGVLTEEQLNEGLARQKETNKPIGETLIDLGYVNEEKIKYALEIQFGVKHVNLKTARIPPEVLRLLPEQLLKQYMMIPVAVNQLTVALVDPNNILAIDEIRKRLRGVNVVPAVCTEGDFWETLKTIPKDVPSAGPAAGELKPVSGAQLSEVLPVGDARLRELIDAAAKGGSEAAIVPLVNALLASAVTRRASIVTMEPMEHEVVLRYRIDGILVREAPIPARVGQAIAQRIKVMAGLNVTSGNLPQQGNLSLSVEQRPVRMSFHTLPAAHGQMLTLRIFDSAMLGQHSLESLVLHPKVAAALRQLVTRPSGLVLFAGPLAAGKTVLLYACLRELHAQGASIITLEEPIAADLDGITQVPVASEPGPNDLGVLAGVNAALAQAPRAVMVTQLVDVKVAQRLVRGALGGTTVLAGVHTTQSVVVEARETWDTPARVLANALGGTVTQRLVRRLCTHCKELYTPEDKSKAYFARFNGSGEVARAKGCDQCHQTGYSGQVGVYEVVPFTP